Proteins from a genomic interval of Hippocampus zosterae strain Florida chromosome 14, ASM2543408v3, whole genome shotgun sequence:
- the oip5 gene encoding protein Mis18-beta, protein MEFNKTILTERDDGDAKLLEPGRWATFHCRQCNTVLGDSLSVCGELKCLDSIILCGVTDNVEVSSEMECGNKGELANCIFSSLMCSECGCTVGKVVHAAPQHLAAARSLFLLQKMLVACYVLDTCSMMKASALSFEMKPLMESVNEVGRKFELYFDDMKSRLAEVRKIRSKVDK, encoded by the exons ATGGAGTTTAACAAGACCATACTCACCGAACGGGACGACGGCGATGCCAAGCTGTTGGAACCCGGGCGGTGGGCGACGTTTCACTGCAGGCAGTGCAATACGGTGCTGGGAGACTCCCTGTCTGTGTGCGGGGAGCTCAAATGTTTGGACTCCATCATATTATGCG GCGTCACCGATAACGTGGAAGTGAGTAGTGAAATGGAATGTGGAAATAAAGGAGAACTGGCTAACTG cattTTCAGCTCCTTGATGTGCAGCGAGTGCGGCTGCACAGTGGGGAAAGTGGTGCACGCAGCGCCGCAACATCTAGCCGCGGCCCgctccctcttcctcctccagaaGATGCTAGTGGCATG TTACGTGCTGGACACCTGCTCCATGATGAAAGCGTCCGCCTTGTCTTTTGAGATGAAGCCGCTCATGGAAAGCGTCAATGAG GTGGGGAGGAAGTTCGAACTGtactttgatgacatgaaaagcCGCCTGGCGGAAGTAAGGAAGATCAGAAGCAAGGTGGACAAGTGA